In the Zingiber officinale cultivar Zhangliang chromosome 5A, Zo_v1.1, whole genome shotgun sequence genome, gtaatatcatttcccaacttatcgggcctattgatttatcgagctaaatctcaccctttgataagtcaaagaaataaatactaaatatatgttcttgttattatattaggattaagagcacacacttccataataattaaggtcttgttcttttattaagtcagtataaaaagaacttaccttaaatggtcctgctcaatacactcagagtgtactagtgtaatttatcagtcaagataaactaatacctaattacactacgactattccaatggtttgttccttcccatcttagtcgtgagctactgtttataatttataaggaatttataacatgatcttctgtgtgtgacaccacacaccatgttatctacaatataaattaatcgaacaactacacttaacttataaatgtagatatttgaccaatatgattcttatttctaagtaaatatttatacaaaaagctaggcttttagtatacattccaacaccaaCATCGAAGCTGCGttgaggtagtccgatcggctcttgtacttcttcaatGGAGGCTAGGCCACCACGTCGAGCTGCTAGTGTGTTGGGAAATCCGGTCGCTCAGGAAAGCGTATGAaaaagaagtactccttccagtgtttgttggaagttgacattttgtcaaagaaaacCAAGCCCGCTCGgacttggaaaagaaaagtccccgACTCGGACGACTtgggataataaaattaatggaagaGCCAGGGAGTGAGTGGAATGTCATGCAGGTGAAAAAGAACAACCACCCCACACAACAGCCAAAAGGAGTTCAACACAAGCTGATGGAGGGAGACTTGGAAGTATTTACACACGGAAGAAAAGGAGTGGatgggaaaccgcagaccggttGTGAAATGATCTTGAAAGAAGGTGACACAGCTGGGCGGCGGAGAATCTAGCCGATCGGAAGGAGAGGGCAAAAAGATTTCATAATCAGGAGGAAGCTCAAAAGCAGATTTTAGACTCTCAACATCGCCGACGTCGAACTGGGACTCGGTTGAAGTATACCAGAGCCCCGAGATGCCGACGGGAGGCTGCGATGAACTTGTCATTgcaaaacaagaaagcaagagaATGAACTTGCCGGTGGAATGGTCGTCGGAACACATAGACACCGAAAAAGAGGAAGATGAGGAAACACAGAAGCCGGATGACGCGAAAGCAAAAGGTCAACAGAGGGAGCTTACTGAAAATGGGTCGTCGGCGAAACAACGAAGGAAGAAAAATCGCCGGAGAAGAAGGGCGGAAGGTCATCGGAGGTCGAAGGGTGCACAGGAGAAGAGAAGGACTGTCGCCGGAGGCACTTGAAGATGGCAAAGCGTAGGGGAGGAACGCGACGCGACGGGCTTATAAGCCTCGGGGTTGGTCGACCGGAGTTGTCCGATCTAGGTCGCAGAAACCTAGGCCTAGATCTGATCGTTGAATTTAAACCGCCAAATGTCACATTGCTACCCTGTCACGTCAAGCGTGCAGCAGCAGTGGGCAGGACACATGGCGCATCACCACGGGTCGACATTTAATTATAGCATGGGAGCGCGCTCATTCTTAATGCGTAGAGATTTGCACGATTTCCCATAAATCTGGGTGACGTAAGCCTCGCTTGCGCTCGCCCAAGACAGTTCAAGCAAAGATTTTACAAGTGCAAACCTTCGTTGTGCCGATCGGATTGAGGGAGCATATCTACAGTCGAACGACAAGCTTCAACAGGCCGATCTGTAGGGAATGATCACATCCCGATCAGAAACCACATAGTGTTGAAGGCCAATCGGGAGGAAATCTGCTCAGACAAttgtccaatcagtcggacttataacctccttcaactagacttgagagggaagcTTGTGATGCTGTGATGATGAAGGGCCCCACCCCActgccatggtggaggtcaaaggaggtcaaagtcaagacggtcaacgatGGATGACATCAGCCGGTCGGGAGAAGCATGCCCTGACCGgggtaggggtgtaatcgagccgagctgagtcgaactcttggatgtttgagtttggctcgtttataatcgagccgagctcgagctttatttaacgaatatattcatggctcacgagcttattcgtgcttttatcgagtctaaacgagcttaataaatataaattataaatttaaatatttattaaaaactaaattatatattttataaaaattataatattcttgttaaaatttataattttattctaataaataaatttaatatatttgtctatgtttttcataagtagagtgtaaaatctataaattcaatatcaaaactattattttttttatttaaaagttgatttatgagtttaacgaacatgttcacaagctaacgagctgaatattatgaagcttgagcttagtttgtttatcttaacgagcctcattaaacgagctcaaacgaacttttatcgaattgaggttcgaatagctcacgagcggcttgactcatttacacccctagaccGGGGATAAGGATTCGACCTACCGTCGCCTTCGATACGGGGAACAATCAAAcaccgacgctcaagggagaatGACATGCAGAAGTCTAGCCGAGCGGCTGCCCCGCTTGGCCAGATAGCAGAGCCTGACATCGACAGAGTTCAACTTTGGCCGAACGGCTACCTCGGTCGGCCTGACAGCAGGTCTCAACAGTGGCAGAGTGGAACTTCTGTCAAGCAGACAAAGGAGTATCGAGGTTTTTGCCGACCGGAAGGGGCACCAGAGTGGCGAATAGCTGGCCGAGCGGCCAACCCGTTCGGCCTAGCGGTGCAGTACATTGATATCCAGTGATATCCTTTTTGGAGTTGGTGTCGCCGTCACCGGGCATGGACTGCCAAAAAATCATATGGcgaaagcttccactatcacttcagagatatgctcggcttgttaaggtattgtgtaAGAAACACTTTACTAAAAAGTCTTTTTaagggaagctttgagaagcgtgctcgccttgggaagcatgcacgcgcgctaccggagctctatataaagggggggtccaaGAATCGGCGGAGGTATGTGATATTCACTGTTTGCGCTATAGTTCTCTTGTTGCTCCGCTTCATTCctcatcgccggtgactgacttgagtgtcggagggctaacgccggagaccccttccctgactcAGTATTGACGTAGTTTGTGTTACAGGTCCGCGTGGAGTCTACGGGAGGTCAGCATGAGCGTCACATCCCTAACTTTTTATCTCTTTGACTTTTAGACAGGATCATCATTTCACCCGTTAGATATAAAATTTTTTACTCCATCTCTGCACGTACTGTTATTTGAGTTTTGAATCCTTCAGTCAATGTCAATGATGAATGAATCCAGTTCATTATTAGATGATTGTAACATTGTCAAAAGGTATACCCAAGATTTACAACTAAATTGTTGAGATCAAAGAATTTGAAAGGGCGAGGATGTGTACCATCTATAAACTCTTCTAAGTCATTAGCAATCTCTATATTTAAAGGTAATTTTTCTAAATCAAATACTTattttcatctaatttaatataaAGAGACTCATTCATGAAAAGAAGTGATGGAAGGGAATTGAGATTAGGTTGAACGATTATTGACAGAGCAGTAGAAGCtggattttgatgatttatattcgGATTTGGCGAGTGGTTGATGATGTCGGAGAAAAAAAACCATGCTTGCCGATGGGCGACAATGACTCTGGTATCACCAAGAGCGTTCTACAAGCGAAGAGGAGACGAAGTATTAAAAATCTGTAACTTCGTGTATTCTTCTGTTAAGGATTTCTCCGTATAATGCAGATTATATATACTCAGGTACAGTAGATTACCTAATTCATTTGACAATTAGGAAgataaaataaaaagataataaccATCAAGTGACTAAGACCATGTTAACCACCGGCTATTATACACATTGCTTATCAAAATCCTACACCAGAGTCGAAGCTCCGACCATGGAACCGTATCGTTGTATTACCAGAACCGACGTAATGGTTGAGAACTCTGACGAGGCAAGGTAGCCACCTACAGGGCCCAGCTCCGGGCAGTCGCTCTTCTCCGCCAGCGGAACCGCCGAAGAAGAGCGGCCCACGAGGAACAGGTGGAACCGCCCAAGGCGCTTGATGGCCGCTAAAATCCCGGCACTGTCGGCCGCCTCCGCTTCCTCGAACCTGGCCGACCGCTCCGCCTCTGTGGAGGACTCCAAGATAGCCCTGAACTTGGCTATGCACGCCTCGTCTTGTTTGATGTCTTCTGGATTTGCAGCCGCGGGGCAGAAGCGGAGGACCGTAAGGGCGATCCCCGGGTGCTCCCCCATGCGCGCGCCGTAGGCGAGTGCCTCACGGTCATCGGCGCCACCAAAGAAGAGGACCGCGACAGTATAGGAGATCTCGCTGGAGGCGACCTGAGTGGTGCCACCGAGGCCTCGATCCACGAGGACGGCAACGGAGCAAGGGGCATGCTGGAGGACTCGCTGATTGACAAGGCGGTAGGCGTGGCCAATGGACTCGAGCCCGCCGTTCATCTGCTGCACCTTGTGGAAGGGCAGGATGATGAGAGCGGCGCGCTTCTGCTGAGCGCTGGCAACGATGTCTTCGTGGATGGTTTCGAGGTCTGAAATGGCCGTGAGGGGACGAACGGTGACGGAGCTAAGCTGGCGGTAGGTCTCGAAGGCGACCACCAGCTGGTCGGAGTTACGGCTGGCCTTGTTCCAGAAGGGGAGACCATTGCGGCGGACCTTGTGGACCATGGAGATTGAGGAAGAGCGCTCGGAGAGCTCCATGAGGTGCATGGCGTATACAGTCAGGCGGCGGCGGCCAGTGCCGCGGGAGGACTCCACCACGCTGATGATCGTGGGAATATTGCGGCTGCCGTGGAAGCAGGCGAGCATACGGAACTCGCTGTCCATGTCGCCCCTCTCCACTAATCGGTGCTTGTATGGAGGCGCTTGCCGAGCCGGCTTGTAGATGCTCATAACGATAGGggtggtgatgaaggtggtgAACAGTGCCATTAGCACCATGATGGCGAACGTCTCGTCATTCAGCACCTGTTCGATGAAATGATCGTGAGAACAAAGATTTGAACATATCGAAACAGAGTCTTAATTCGTCTATAGGGTTTTTGAGTCAAGCCTTGCGATCTCTGCCGATGTTGAGGACGATGAGTTCGACAAGGCCTTTAGTGTTCATGAGGAAGCCAAGCGTGACGGCTTCTCGGACGGGAACCTTCGAGATGAGGGAGGCGACAATGGTGCCAATGATCTTGCCGAGGCAGGCGTTGATGATGACGAGGGCGCAGAGAGCCCAGGAACGCGCGCCGCTGATACTGGCGACGTT is a window encoding:
- the LOC121982115 gene encoding cation/H(+) antiporter 19-like; the encoded protein is MATTGSTGCPAPPPVTSNGSWDGDNPLHHALPLIILQICLVVVVTRSLAFLLRPLRQPRVIAEIIGGILLGPSALGRSSRFMDNVFPKRSLTVLDTLANIGLIFFLFLVGLELDLRTVRRTGKGALYIAVAGITLPFVLGVGTSVVFHSTIAKGARYGPFLVFMGVALSITAFPVLARILAELKLLTTDLGRTAMAAAAVNDVAAWILLALAIALSGSGSPIVTLWVLLAGLAFVAVAAFFVRPVLAWMVRRSHNEGSIKESYICATLVIVLAAGFTTDAIGIHALFGAFVIGVVVPKDGPFAGVLIEKIEDLVSSLFLPLYFVSSGLKTNVASISGARSWALCALVIINACLGKIIGTIVASLISKVPVREAVTLGFLMNTKGLVELIVLNIGRDRKVLNDETFAIMVLMALFTTFITTPIVMSIYKPARQAPPYKHRLVERGDMDSEFRMLACFHGSRNIPTIISVVESSRGTGRRRLTVYAMHLMELSERSSSISMVHKVRRNGLPFWNKASRNSDQLVVAFETYRQLSSVTVRPLTAISDLETIHEDIVASAQQKRAALIILPFHKVQQMNGGLESIGHAYRLVNQRVLQHAPCSVAVLVDRGLGGTTQVASSEISYTVAVLFFGGADDREALAYGARMGEHPGIALTVLRFCPAAANPEDIKQDEACIAKFRAILESSTEAERSARFEEAEAADSAGILAAIKRLGRFHLFLVGRSSSAVPLAEKSDCPELGPVGGYLASSEFSTITSVLVIQRYGSMVGASTLV